TAGTAATGTCTCATCCTTCCTTACTTTGATCCTGATGTTTGAGGAAGACCGTGAGGAGAGTTTATCCACTTTTCGTTGAGTTAGTCATTGCAATATATGACATCCACACATTTTTTTCTGACTGACCCAAACTGCCATTGCTGTCCTGTCAAACTCTCCAAgcttcctcttctgtctgtcaTCTGCCTGTCATGCAGGTCTGAGTTGAGACATCGTTTAAGCAGAGCTTCTCCCCAGACAGCTAGGTATTCTATCAGCATGGGGACCGTGCGTTAATGAAGGGGACAAAGGGGATTTCGTGTGGCTCGTACTCCTCTCTGCATACATCTGTGTGACTATGATCACCGTACAAATCAAATCCCCTGTGATGACGGCCGATGGTGTGCCGGGCGGAGTCCAATAAGCCCTTTGTAATGGAACTCTGTCAATCAATTCAcactgcattctctctctctctctctctctctctctctctctctctctctctctctctctctctctctctctctctctctctctctctctctctctctctctctctctctctctctctctctctctctctctctctctctctctctctctctctctctctctctctctctcccccctgggtGTTTGTTCAAATTGAATAAAGAAATTAAAGAATATGAGGCTGGTGAGATTTGTTCCACTGTGATTCTGATTGTGGGAAAGAATGCTTTGATTTCATGAAGTGGAGGAGAGCAAAAGCACAAGGAGGGGAAGGTTATTTCTTTGTCTGTCTCTTGTAATGGCAAATAGATAAGATGAGTAAGTAAGAGGTTTTACACTTGAGTTGGCAAAACAAAGCTATTAGACTTTAGGCCATGTCATGTAATTTGCACACTCCTCTTCATAGTTTATCCATTATGTGAACTAAAGATGGATAGTTTAAACATAGAGGCAACTGTAAACTTTATATGTATTGTCTTTTGCCCCCATTCTAGCATTCCACCATTTTGTCCTCACCTGTCCCTCACCTGTCCTCACCTGTCCTCACCTATCCTCACCTGTCTTCACCTGTCCTCACATGTCCTTACCTGTCTTCACCTGTCCTCACCTGTCCTCACCTGTCCTCAACTGTCCTCACCTGACCTCACCTGTCTTCGCCTGGAGCAACATTCTATTGTCATGTCAGGAGCAACGTTCTATTGTCATGTCAGGAGCAACATTCTATTGTCATGTCAGGAGCAACATTCTACTGTCATGTCAGGAgcaacattctattgtcctgtcagGAGCAACATTCTATTGGCATGTCAGGAGCAACATTCTATTGTCATGTCAGGAGCAACATTCTATTGTCATGTCAGGAGCAACATTCTATTGTCATGTCAGGAGCAACATTCTACTGGCATGTCAGGAGCAACATTCTATTGTCATGTCAGTAGCAACATTCTATTGTCATGTCAGGAGCAACATTCTACTGTCATGTCAGGAGCAACATTCTATTTTCATGTCAGGAGCAACATTCTATTGGCATGTCAGGAGCAACATTCTATTGTCATGTCAGGTGCAACATTCTATTTTCCTGTCAGGAGCAACATTCTATTGTCATGTCAGGAGCAACATTCTATTTTCTCATTCAATATATTAGTGGACTCAGGATGACCCCCTCTCTGAGGTTATGGGTCACCATAAAGTAGGAGACCTTCTCCCGAGGCTTAGGTCGGGGGCTATAACTCAGCTAAAAGCCCGTCCAAATGACAGGTTCTCTCTGTTTTTGTCTGGGTCCTGTACTGAGGGAACAGATAAGGAACGAGCATATGACAAGTCACCTGTCTGTCTatgcacctgtctgtctgtatgttcacctgtctgtctatatgttcacctgtctgtctgcatgttcacctgtctgtctcctggtgcACCTGTCTGTATATATGttcacctgtctctctgtatgtgtacctgtctgtctgtatgttcacctgtctctctgtatgtgcacctgtctgtctgtatgttcaCCTGTCTGTTTGTATGttcacctgtctctctgtatgttcacctgtatgtctgtatgttcacctgtctgtctgtatgtgaacCGGTCTGTCTCCTGGTacacctatctgtctgtctgtctgtctgtctgtctgtctgtctgtctgtctgtctgtctgtctgtctgtctgtctgtctgtctgtctgtctgtctgtctgtctgtctgtctgtctgtctgtctgtctgtctgtctgtctgtctgtctgtctgtctgtctgtctgtctgtctgtctgtctgtctgtctgtctgtctgtctgtctgtctgtctgtctgtctgtctgtctgtctgtccattaAACCTTTTAAAATTCCACACCTTTGGCAAATTCATCATTCCTGACCCTACGAGCTATAGAGGTGAGTGAATTTTCATATTACTTTAAAATATACACATTTACACACCACCTCACAAGTATTGTTAAAAATGCTGTTATTTGTCTCTTTGTGTGACTCCAATAAGGGCATAGGTGAATTTTATTGATATCGTCTGGTCTGTTAACGTCTGTATTTTTGAGTTGTGCGCTGCATGACTGCCTGCTCCATgtctgcctgctccatgtctGCCTGCTGCATGACTGCCTGCTCCATGTCTGCCTGCTTCATgtctgcctgctccatgtctgcctgctccatgtctGCCTGCTTCATGTCTGCCTGCTCCATGACTGCCTGCTCCATGTCTGCCTGCTTCATGTCTGCCTGCTGCATGACTGCCTGCTCCATGTCTGCCTGCTTCATGTCTGCCTGCTCCATGACTGCCTGCTTCATGTCTGCCTGCTGCATGACTGCCTGCTCCATGTCTGCCTGCTTCATgtctgcctgctccatgtctGCCTGCTGCATGTCTGCCTGCTTCATgtctgcctgctccatgtctGCCTGCTTCATGATTGCCTGCTCCATGTCTGCCTGTTGCATGACTGCCTGCTCCATGTCTGCCTGTTGCATGACTGCCTGCTCCATgtctgcctgctccatgtctGCCTGTTGCATGACTGCCTGCTCCATgtctgcctgctccatgtctGCCTGTTGCATGACTGCCTGCTCCATGTCTGCCTGTTGCATGACTGCCTGCTCCATGTCTGCCTGCTTCATGTCTGCCTGCTGCATgtctgcctgctccatgtctGCCTGCTTCATgtctgcctgctccatgtctGCCTGCTTCATgtctgcctgctccatgtctGCCTGTTGCATGACTGCCTGCTTCATGTCTGCCTGCTACATgtctgcctgctccatgtctGCCTGTTGCATGACTGCCTGCTTCATGTCTGCCTGCTACATgtctgcctgctccatgtctGCCTGTTGCATGACTGCCTGCTTCATgtctgcctgctccatgtctGCCTGCTTCATgtctgcctgctccatgtctGCCTGCTTCATgtctgcctgctccatgtctGCCTGCTCCATGACTGCCTGCTTCATGTCTACCTGCTCCATGTCTGCCTGCTTCATgtctgcctgctccatgtctgcctgctccatgtctGCCTGTTGCATGACTGCCTGCTTCATgtctgcctgctccatgtctGCCTGCTTCATgtctgcctgctccatgtctGCCTGCTTCATGTCTGCCTGCTTCATgtctgcctgctccatgtctGCCTGCTTCATGTCTGCCTACTCCATGTCTGCCTGTTGCATGACTGCCTGCTTCATgtctgcctgctccatgtctGCCTGCTTCATgtctgcctgctccatgtctGCCTGTTGCATGACTGCCTGCTTCATgtctgcctgctccatgtctGCCTGCTTCATgtctgcctgctccatgtctGCCTGTTGCATGACTGCCTGCTTCATGTCTGCCTGCTACATGTCTGCCTGCTTCATGTCTGCCTGCTTCATgtctgcctgctccatgtctGCCTGTTGCATGACTGCCTGCTTCATGTCTGCCTGCTACATGTCTGCCTGTTGCATGTCTATCTGCTACATGTCTGCCTGCTTCATgtctgcctgctccatgtctGCCTGTTGCATGTCTATCTGCTACATGTTTATCTGCGACATGTCTGCCTGTTGCATGTCTACCTGCTACATGTCTGCCTGTTGCATGTCCGCCTGCTGTATGACAGCCTGCACGTTATGGAGTTCTGTTAACTTGGTTAACTCTGTTATGGTATTGCAATACA
This genomic window from Oncorhynchus gorbuscha isolate QuinsamMale2020 ecotype Even-year linkage group LG07, OgorEven_v1.0, whole genome shotgun sequence contains:
- the LOC124040469 gene encoding uncharacterized protein slr1819-like, with protein sequence MKQAVMQQADMEQADMKQADMEQADMKQADMEQADMQQADMKQADMEQAVMQQADMEQAVMQQADMEQADMEQAVMQQADMEQADMEQAVMQQADMEQAVMQQADMEQAIMKQADMEQADMKQADMQQADMEQADMKQADMEQAVMQQADMKQAVMEQADMKQADMEQAVMQQADMKQADMEQAVMEQADMKQADMEQADMEQADMKQADMEQAVMQQADMEQADMEQAVMQRTTQKYRR